In Penaeus vannamei isolate JL-2024 chromosome 40, ASM4276789v1, whole genome shotgun sequence, the genomic stretch TCCAGTCCCACCTGGAGGAAGGGTGATTCTGTCTTACTAGAAGGCTtcgaattctttcaaccagaatttgttattatggaaatcaaaataaaaaatattcacgatagacaatagagatgacatgacacatgagagtaaggtatttccaccaaatatattttttgtttgttttggggacgggagaaacgatgccatacacaatgaatcatagataaattgatttgcatttatttttttgctatttatttcGCAGACGTCATAATATCTgcggaaaataagataaaagattcgggattttcactttttcctaGAAATAGATGTCAGCGGATCcgctattaaaaaataataacaatgctgtaGGCTTATCTTAATCAGCAGGGTGCGCGCATTGtcaatttatttataattatctccTTTGTTACCTCCATCCTTACTCTCATTAttcttagaatcattatcatcacttctacTGCCGTTagtttatccttatcactatatcattacttttctgattggttttgttttttgtctttattattatcattagcatcattatatttACTCTGTAAATGGCTATtgcaaataactaaaaaaatgtatatatatatatatatatatatatatatatatatatatatatatatatatatatatatatataatactcgtCTTTGCCGGGAATCGTACCCGGagtttctctgcctccccccccccccccctctctctctctctttgaattcttgacaccattctctctccctctcccctattatttcctgtttctctttctttgttgttctaattatagtaataataatagcagtgatcgTCTCAATAACTATGGTTATAACATCAgtaaaagatggggagagagtgaaagagccagagagagatagaagggggggattgaaaattggaaagaaaaagaaatgtagagaAAGTGAGGGACTGAATAGAAACAGTCCTAaacacagattcattttgctgaaaaggacagTGATATTGGACATAAGAGTACACACAGTATCTATTCACACCggaaacaataaaatctagtccatatgtttcttcttcaacactatatcatatttatcgtcttgtcgcttgtcaatcagcTACACAGGCATATTTAACAcgaagtaggcctatcattattaatgttcttattgatgataaaatacattacaacctatatatCCATGAATTCCAATTGttttaataattacaattactattatggcgataaacaaatgccactaatactgcaattaatgataaaaaaaatagcgatgatgatgattttgataatggcaAAGTAATCtctaatttgataataataatgattatggtaagacaaaagtagcaatgataatataatgattaattTTGTACTGGATTTAGACTATGTATCTGTTTTTACTTTAACAATAGAAGTGATCAAAACAACAAGGATATAGAATATTAAATCatcgataacaataagaaattgaGTTGAGAGAATAATTACCTTTATCTTCGACTATGCCTCTTTATTAGAGGAAGCAAACCAGGAATTTTCATTTTACATTAGTCCCCCTTCATATGAATGATTTCGTTTTCTAActcagacctttttttttttttatcccaaatCAAACCTACAAGTGACAcagcacatatattaatatggtCATCGGAATTAATGTTGTGGTGTTGGAGTTATGTTGGAGATAAAGGTAAGGGATGCACGCGTACCGACTCGATATTCTCCAACAGGATACATAGTTACTATAAACATCTTGAGTTAAGTTTTGACAAGAAAAGACTAATTCAAATAATTCCATGAAATCATATTTGAAAAGTATTCAAAGCCAACGGAGACATACTACATGTTTTACAGTCACCTTTATGAATAGATGAAACACTAAATGGCTTATTTCGTGCCtaatgattttttaaatgatttctataatattaatcatgtttttttgttatagctAACTTAGGGCTTTTTCCTCATTCATAGAAATGGCTGGTTCTGTAATTTACCAACTAAATGACATAGTGAATTAGATTGTTGTACATTAATTAAGTGATATGGATTCTCCCaaaaatcttattttttattttcttgtgtgtgagtgtgcgttccTCGGATCTCCATATACCCCAAGGTACCACAGGCAAATGCATAGACAGTTTTGCAAATACAGATATGGGTAATTTCATGAAGGAAAATCACAGTGTATTTTGCCatgttgaaaatatatatttcttactgAAGTACATCACGTGCGTTTCATACAAAGAAAAGTGTCCTTAGGAAACATAAAAACAAGATATGATAACAAACACTCGATAATACATGGTCTTGTGTGAAATTGTATGCAAATTTTTCAGAGATAAAAGCTAAACATGTATGGTTATTATGTACCTGCTTCCACACACCAAGCAATACTACTGGCAGTAAGTCTCACCAGGAGTGTTATCGCTGATCCACGTGAGAAACTCAGAGACTCGAGCGAACACCGCGGGCTTAAGACAACTTCCCCCAAAGGAGACAATCCCCACCTGAGTGTATTTCCCGCCTTCCTTCACGAAAAGCGGCCCGCCAGAGTCGCCAAAGCAGGCACCCTTTGCGCCCTTGTTCTTCGACTTCTTCCTCCCTGCGCACATCATTTGGGGGGTGATTGGAACACCAGCTACTTTGCGTTTACAGTCCTTGATGGGGACGTCGACCTCCCTGGCGGCATCGGGATAAGCCCCCTTCCCGTTCTTGGTGTCTCCCCAGCCTACCACGGTCCCCTTCTGTCCCTCATACTTCGTGTTCGGGTCAGGCAGACACACTGGTCGAACTTGTGGGTATGACGTCAGGTCCAATGTCTCTTTCAAAAGCAGGAGAgcgatgtcattattgttatcatcaaaatcctcaGGGACGTAATCCTCGTGGATGACGTAACTTTTCACATCCACTGTCTGAGTGACGCCTTGTATGTCGTCATCTTCAGAATTGAAATTGTGGTTAGCAATTCCTACTTGAAATTCCTTTGCTGGTAAGGGCAGGCTGTCGTCACCAAGCAGACAGTGTGCAGCAGTTAGAACGTAGTTCCGACTAATGATAGAACCTCCACAGAAAAATTGATCACCAAATACTTTAGGTTGAAGCATGCCAACAAGCCAAGGAAATTTGTTCGGAGGAGATATCTCTTCACCCCCTATGATACGGACGTCATTTGCCACGCCACACTGGCAAGAACCTGCAACGACGGGGATGTatcaaaaaacaaaagtaaataaattaacGAAGCATAAAACGTGGATTTGTGAAGACTCACTTCTATAGATACGAGAATGTGACTGACCTGTCTTGGGAATACAACAGGCGCACTTGGCTCCCTCGCATTCGTCGCTGAGGACGGTGCCATCTGCGCACAAATCGCCCCCGGAATTCCTGAAGCAGAAGCCTCCCCGGAGTTGACACCCCGGAGTGGTGGTGCAAGAAGGATTATctgtaaatagataagtatatatatgaacacatgtaaatacatacaaacatacatatacataattaataggatatatatataaatatatatatatatacatacatatatatatacatatatatatatatattgtaatgttatCAACTAATTAGATCATTTTATATCACAATATAATGTTATTTCATTTGTCTGCAATGGATAAATGCAAATTTCTTATAAAATGCACACATAGAAGTATCAAATTGAAACAAGTTTTAAAATGCTACGACCTCATGGCCTAAGAGGAATTTAGGGACTTTAGGGCATTTCTAAGGGCAGAAGTACACCGCTACTCACCCCCTAAACAGCATTTGCAACTTGCACCCTTGCAGAGGTCGTCGCTGGTGATCTTCAAACAAGATTCCTCTTTTGGTATACATTCGCCCCCTTCTTTGGTGCAGCGTCTCTTCTGGCGACACTTTCTCTTCTCCAATCTGCTGTCTGTGGAGTGATATATTTTGCTTTCATCTAATCAATTCAATTCTACTtgctacttattttctttttctctctctctatatatacatataaagacacacacacacacacacacacacacacacacacacacacacacacacacacatatatatatatatatatatatatatatatatatatatatatatatatatatatatatatatatatacatatatgtaggtatgtatatatatacgtatatatttagagatatacatatatatatatatatatatatatatatatatatatatatatatatatatatatacatatatgcaggtatgtatatatatatacgtatatatttagagatacacacacacacacacacacacacacacacacacacacacacacacacacacatatatatatatatatatatatatatgtataaatatatatatgtatatatacatatatatatatatatatatatatatatatatatatatatatatatgtgggtatgtatatatatatatacatatatatagacatatatggatatatatatagatatatatatatatatatatatatatatatatatgtatatacatatatatatagatatacatatatatgaatatatatatatatatatatatatatatatatatatatatatatatatgtatatacatatatatatagatatacatatatatataaatatatatatatatatatatatatatatgatttatatatttgaagacacacacacaacacacacacacacacacacacacacacacacacacacacacacatatatatatatatatatatatatatatatatatatatatatatatatatatattacatacatatattatataaatcatatatataatatacatttacataatagatattatatatatatatatatatatatatatatatatatatatatatatataatatacatatttataatgtacatttatataaaacatatttagtatatatgtgtatgtacatatattatatatgatatgatatgatatatatatatatatatatatatatatatatatatatgcatgtgtgtatgcatatataaacatacatacatatatatgtgtgtgtgtgttctccgttTTACGTATATTTTCTTGATCACTAAATACCtgctaaatgagagagagagagaagaaaaaaacttccCCACCACACTCAATCCTACCTCCCTGCCTTCAGGTAGAATTTCCACTTCGTAATGCATAACCTATCAATCAGTTACCCAAAGCACCCACTAAAGTACAGTTACgcataaccaaaacaaaacaaaacaaaaacaaagaaaaaaaaaacatttcgtcCTATTAAACTCCAGTCACAGCTCTATCTCCACGAACAACCTTAGGAACAACCtaaggaacaacaacaaacagccaGTGCCAGAACACCCGGTAACAGCTGCTACGAACATTAACAACAGCACCAGATCCAACGCCACAAGAGTTCCGACAAGCAAACCGAACGAATACGCACACCTGTGGTAAGTGTTGCTGTAGATGGAGCTCGTTATATTCATAATAGACCAACAAAGTGTTAAACGACTGTACTTCCAATAGATTATGATTACTTAATTGAACATCGGTAATCCTTATTTACATCCAGTAGTGGGCAACAGACCGCCATCCATTtggatatattttcatttttccgaGTTGGTAAGACAATAAAAGGTAATAGCACtatagtagttttttttttttttttttttttttttttgaacagtaAGTGGTATTATAAAAGGCTTCTGAACCAGTTGGTGTCAGTAACAtacatctttcttttgtttcattaatTCAGATGGCATTTAGATGCGTTTTATCACCTCGGTCTTAATTGAGGCAGACCTGAGGCCAATTAAAAAAGATTCCCAGTTTCTCATCAGAActttttcaaaattcaaatgCTGCATgtgaatttattattgttattgttgtatcgaCGCCAAATAAGATTATATTTTATTGGCAATGCTTATAAAATGGACAACCCTGCATGCgaaaatatataattacagagtattattattagtttttttttttttaattttacagCTCgttttgtttggatttggattttgctgttgtttggatttggattttgctgttgttttgagttggattttgctgttgtttggatttggattttgctgttgtttggatttggattttgctgttgtttggatttggattttgctgttgtttggatttggattttgctgttgtttggatttggattttgctgttgtttggatttggattttgctgttgtttggatttggattttgctgttgtttggatttggattttgatGTTGTTTGAATGtggattttgcttttgtttggatgtggattttgctgtttggatttggattttgctgttgtttggatttggattttgctgttgtttggatttggattttgctgttgtttggatttggattttgctgttgtttggatttggattttgctgttgtttggatgtggattttgcttttgtttggatgtggattttgctgtttggatttggattttgctgttgtttggatttggattttgctgttgtttggatttggattctGCTGttttttggatttggattttgctgttgttttgatttggattttgctgttgtttggatttggattttgctgttgtttggatttggattttgctgttgtctGGAtatggattttgctgttgtttggatttggattttgctgttgtttggatgtggattttgcttttgtttggatTTGGAATTTGCTGTTTGGATttggtttttgctgttgtttgcatttggattttgctgttgtttggatttggattgtgctgttgtttggatttggattttgctgttgtttggatttggattttgctgttgtttggatgtggattttgcttttgtttggatgtggattttgctgtttggatttggattttgctgttgtttggatttggattttgctgttgtttggatttggattctgctgttgtttggatttggattttgctgttgtttggatttggattttgctgttgtttggatttggattttgctgttgtttggatttggattttgctgttgtttggatttggattttgctgttgtttggatttggattttgctgttgtttggatttggattttgctgttgtttggatttggattttgctgttgtttggatgtggattttgctgtttggatttggattttgctggtGTTTGTTTTTGgaatttgctgttgtttggatttggattctgctgttgtttggatttggattttgctgttgtttggatttggattttgctgttgtttggatttggattttgctgttgtttggatttggattttgctgttgtttggatttggattttgctgttgtttggatttggattttgccattgtttggatttggattctgctgttgtttggatttggattttgctgttgtttggatttggattttgctgttgtttggatttggattttgctgttgtttggatttggaatttgctgttgtttggatttggaatttgctgttgtttggatttggattttgctgttgtttagatttggattttgctgttgtttggatttggattttgctggtGTTCGGATTTGgaatttgctgttgtttggatttggattttgctgttgtttggatttggattttgctgttgtttggatttggattttgctgttgtttggatttggattttgctgttgtttggatttggattttgctgttgtttggatttggattttgctgttgtttggatttggattgtgctgttgtttggatttggattttgctgttgtttggatgtggattttgcttttgtttggatgtggattttgctgtttggatttggattttgctgttgtttggatttggattttgctgttgtttggatttggattctgctgttgtttggatttggattttgctgttgtttggatttggattttgctgttgtttggatttggattttgctgttgtttggatttggattttgctgttgtttggatttggactttgctgttgtttggatttggattttgacGTTGCTTGGATGtggattttgcttttgtttgaatCTGGATTTTGCTGTTCTTTGGATTTGGAATTTGATGTTGTTTGAACTTGGATTCTGCTGATGTTTGGATTtgaattttgctgttgtttggttttggattttgctgttgtttggatttggattttgctgttgtttggatttggattttgctgttgtttggatttgcattttgctgttgtttggatttggattttgccaTTGTTTGGATTttaattttgctgttgtttggatttggattttgctgttgtttggatttggaatttgctgttgtttggatttggaatttgctgttgtttggatttggaatttgctgttgtttggatttggattttgctgttgtttggatttggattttgctgttgtttggatgtggattttgcttttgtttggatgtggattttgctgtttggatttggattttgctgttgtttggatttggattttgctgttgtttggattaggattctgctgttgtttggatttgtattttgctgttgtttggatttggattttgctgttgtttggatttggattttgctgttgtttggatttggattttgctgttgtttggatttggattttgctgttgtttggatttggattttgccattgtttggatttggattttgctgttgtttggatttggattttgctgttgtttggatttggattttgctgttgtttggatttggattttgctgttgtttggatttggattttgctgtagttttgatttggattttgctgttgtttagatttggattttgctgttgtttggatttggattttgctgttgtttggatttggatttcgctgttgtttggatttggattttgctgttgt encodes the following:
- the LOC113827133 gene encoding phenoloxidase-activating factor 3 — translated: MSPLFQGPFSHLRRKPGRLITQAKEIAGEVQNQEPQNVYFLQDNAPVHNPHIAWIEVQSCCYDICHHSPYSPDLASTDFHLFPSMKSFMKCKRFLDDEAPSVRLFPMAILAALALVSSVLENVLLCLASECASRGGVCRASGKRGCVRLQGECDNDQVCCQKNSRLEKRKCRQKRRCTKEGGECIPKEESCLKITSDDLCKGASCKCCLGDNPSCTTTPGCQLRGGFCFRNSGGDLCADGTVLSDECEGAKCACCIPKTGSCQCGVANDVRIIGGEEISPPNKFPWLVGMLQPKVFGDQFFCGGSIISRNYVLTAAHCLLGDDSLPLPAKEFQVGIANHNFNSEDDDIQGVTQTVDVKSYVIHEDYVPEDFDDNNNDIALLLLKETLDLTSYPQVRPVCLPDPNTKYEGQKGTVVGWGDTKNGKGAYPDAAREVDVPIKDCKRKVAGVPITPQMMCAGRKKSKNKGAKGACFGDSGGPLFVKEGGKYTQVGIVSFGGSCLKPAVFARVSEFLTWISDNTPGETYCQ